A genome region from Nicotiana tabacum cultivar K326 chromosome 13, ASM71507v2, whole genome shotgun sequence includes the following:
- the LOC107769281 gene encoding acyl carrier protein 2, mitochondrial, with amino-acid sequence MAARNALLKYMRVEARLPQLQNPRLIGGSFTQLFKRHFSEEVRGSFLDKSEVADRVINCVKNFPKLDPSKVTPNAHFQNDLGLDSLDTVEIVMALEEEFAFEIPDNEADKISSINLAVDFIASHPQAK; translated from the exons ATGGCGGCGAGGAACGCATTGTTGAAGTACATGAGAGTGGAAGCTCGTTTACCACAACTCCAAAACCCTAGACTCATCGGAGGCTCATTCACTCAGCTGTTCAAACGTCACTTCTCGGAGGAGGTTAGGGGCTCATTTCTCGACAAATCTGAAGTCGCCGATCGTGTCATTAACTGTGTCAAGAACTTCCCCAAACTCGACCCTTCCAAG GTTACTCCAAATGCTCACTTCCAGAATGACCTTGGCTTAGATAGTTTAGACACTGTGGAAATAGTGATGGCCCTTGAAGAAGAGTTTGCATTCGAGATTCCTGACAATGAAGCTGACAAGATCAGCTCCATTAATCTAGCTGTTGATTTCATTGCATCTCACCCCCAGGCTAAATAA